A region of Astyanax mexicanus isolate ESR-SI-001 chromosome 23, AstMex3_surface, whole genome shotgun sequence DNA encodes the following proteins:
- the LOC103023785 gene encoding B-cadherin isoform X1, protein METLRSVRLGVLLVLLQVLSTSFADQTPCSNGFDSAVFIFKVHRPHLHRGRRLGRVIFNDCSGRTRHAYDSTDKRFQVEGDGTVKLKRQVTLHEGHKLFSVHVWDSVGSKHTTSVKVEQEARIDHHHGHHDDKEAVSTVESESPSDLPVLEFPKSSGGLRRRKREWVIPPIFFPENHRGPFPKEMVQIKSSHAKETKMVYSITGEGADKPPVGLFTINKNTGWLSVTKPLDRETKDKYVLQAHSIAADGEVKEDPMEIIVNVIDQNDNKPIFTQNPFLGSVPEASPKEFEFMIVNATDADDPETDNADVRYSIISQTPPLPDPNMFIINSITGGIRVNSDGLDRENYPEYTLLIQAADLAGNGLVSTGTAVITVTDSNDNAPKFEKTSYTASVPENKVGAVVVKLPVTDGDEPQSPAWMAKFRIISGNNGGFFAINTGPNKQEGIITTVKPLDFEQNNKYTLLVVAENEVPFAKPLPTSTATVIVNVQDVNEAPVFNPVEQSISKPEDLGVGTELTVYTATDPDTARAQTVTYRIGTDPAGWLSVDKDTGLISVKSLMDRESPFVKEGNYKALILAVDDDTVPATGTGTLVITLEDVNDNAPIIEERVIRLCNRDPAPVLLSVTDKDGPKFAAPYTVELQGDGSKNWTARMNESKTGIILALKTPLEQGDYNVILRVYDTGSHFQDSTLQATVCECTGEDVRCSDKAVAGFGLSGILGILGAIMALLLLVLLLLLFLRRKRSVKKEPLLADDDIRDNIYYYDEEGGGEDDQDYDLSVLHRGLDNRPDVFRNDVAPTFMAAPQYRPRPANPEEIGTFIDDNLKAADNDPTAPPYDSLLVFDYEGGGSEAGSLSSLNSSDSGDQDYDRLHEWGPRFKKLADMYGGEDEL, encoded by the exons ATGGAGACTTTAAGGAGTGTACGGCTGGGGGTTCTTCTCGTTCTACTGCAG GTGCTCTCCACCAGCTTTGCTGATCAGACGCCATGTTCAAACGGATTTGATTCAGCGGTGTTCATTTTCAAAGTGCACAGACCTCACCTTCACAGAGGCAGGAGGCTGGGCAGAG TTATTTTTAATGACTGCAGCGGTAGAACACGTCATGCCTATGACTCAACCGACAAGCGTTTTCAAGTGGAAGGTGATGGCACAGTGAAGCTGAAGAGACAAGTCACCCTGCATGAAGGTCACAAGTTGTTTTCTGTCCATGTTTGGGACTCTGTGGGCAGTAAACACACAACAAGTGTAAAAGTCGAGCAGGAAGCCAGGATCGATCATCATCATGGCCATCATGATGACAAGGAAGCAGTCAGCACTGTGGAG agtgAATCCCCCTCCGATCTTCCAGTTCTGGAGTTCCCAAAATCTTCTGGGGGgttgaggaggagaaagagagagtgggtgaTTCCTCCCATCTTTTTCCCAGAGAATCACAGGGGCCCATTTCCAAAGGAGATGGTGCAG ATTAAGTCCAGTCATGCTAAGGAAACTAAGATGGTGTACAGCATCACTGGTGAAGGAGCAGATAAGCCTCCAGTGGGACTTTTCACCATTAATAAAAACACTGGATGGCTTAGTGTAACAAAGCCTCTAGACAGAGAGACCAAAGACAAATATGTG cttCAAGCTCATTCGATTGCAGCTGATGGTGAGGTTAAAGAAGATCCTATGGAGATTATCGTCAATGTGATCGACCAGAATGATAACAAGCCCATCTTCACCCAAAACCCTTTTCTTGGAAGTGTTCCAGAAGCTTCACCTAAAG AGTTTGAGTTCATGATAGTCAATGCCACCGACGCAGACGATCCTGAAACTGACAATGCAGACGTCAGATACTCCATCATCAGTCAGACTCCACCACTGCCAGATCCAAACATGTTCATCATTAACTCGATTACTGGAGGGATTAGAGTGAACTCTGATGGGCTGGACAGAGAG AATTATCCTGAGTACACCTTGCTGATCCAAGCTGCAGATTTAGCTGGTAATGGCCTCGTCAGCACTGGAACAGCTGTTATTACTGTAACTGATAGCAACGACAACGCACCAAAGTTTGAGAAGACCTCG TACACTGCATCAGTCCCAGAGAATAAAGTAGGAGCTGTGGTGGTGAAGCTACCAGTGACTGATGGAGATGAACCTCAGTCTCCTGCCTGGATGGCCAAGTTCAGGATCATTAGTGGAAACAATGGTGGATTTTTTGCCATTAACACAGGACCCAACAAACAGGAGGGCATCATTACTACTGTTAAG CCATTGGACTTTGAACAGAACAACAAGTACACTCTGCTGGTGGTCGCTGAGAATGAAGTTCCGTTTGCCAAACCCCTTCCGACATCCACTGCCACAGTCATCGTGAATGTTCAGGATGTGAATGAGGCTCCAGTGTTTAACCCAGTGGAGCAGAGCATTTCTAAACCCGAAGATCTGGGAGTTGGTACTGAACTGACAGTTTACACCGCCACTGATCCAGACACAGCGAGGGCTCAGACAGTGAC ATATCGCATAGGTACGGATCCTGCTGGCTGGCTGAGTGTTGACAAAGATACTGGACTGATCAGCGTGAAGAGCCTCATGGACAGAGAGTCTCCTTTTGTGAAAGAGGGCAACTATAAAGCTTTGATCTTGGCTGTGGATGATG ACACAGTTCCAGCTACAGGTACAGGAACCCTTGTGATTACTCTGGAAGATGTGAATGATAATGCTCCCATCATTGAAGAGAGGGTGATCAGATTGTGCAACAGAGATCCGGCTCCAGTTCTTCTGTCTGTGACTGATAAGGATGGGCCTAAATTTGCTGCTCCGTACACTGTGGAACTTCAGGGAGACGGCAGCAAAAACTGGACCGCTAGGATGAACGAGTCCA AAACTGGAATTATTCTTGCACTTAAGACTCCACTGGAACAGGGAGACTACAATGTAATCTTGAGGGTCTATGATACAGGTTCCCACTTCCAGGACAGCACCCTCCAAGCCACAGTGTGCGAGTGCACTGGAGAAGACGTCCGGTGCTCAGACAAGGCCGTGGCGGGCTTTGGCTTGTCTGGGATTCTTGGGATTCTGGGGGCTATAATGGCTTTGCTAT TGCTGGTCCTCCTGCTTCTCCTGTTCCTCAGGAGGAAGAGATCAGTGAAGAAGGAGCCTCTTCTGGCTGATGATGATATCAGGGATAACATATACTACTATGATGAAGAGGGTGGTGGAGAGGATGATCAG GACTATGACTTGAGTGTGCTGCACAGGGGCCTCGACAACCGCCCTGATGTGTTCCGTAACGATGTAGCTCCAACCTTCATGGCTGCACCACAGTACCGGCCCCGCCCAGCCAACCCAGAGGAGATCGGCACCTTCATTGATGAC AACCTGAAGGCAGCTGATAACGACCCCACAGCTCCACCTTACGACTCTCTGCTGGTGTTTGACTATGAAGGGGGCGGTTCGGAGGCCGGCAGTCTCAGCTCCCTGAACTCCTCAGACTCTGGGGACCAGGACTACGACCGCCTGCATGAGTGGGGTCCACGCTTTAAGAAGCTCGCTGACATGTACGGAGGAGAAGATGAGCTGTGA